A stretch of DNA from Paenibacillus sp. FSL W8-0186:
GGGGTTCACAGCAACGGCTTCTCGCTCGTTCGCAAGCTTCTATTGGAGCAATGCGGCTACAGTCTGCATGATACGCTGCCTGAGCTTGACGGAGCGCGGTTAGGCGATGTGCTGCTTACGCCGACGAAGCTGTATGTGAAGCCGGTTTTGGCTTTGCTGGAGCAGGTACGGGTGAAAGGAATGGCGCATATTACGGGCGGCGGATTCATCGAGAATATTCCCCGCGTACTGCCTGACAACGTCAACGCTGAGATCGACCATGGCTCATGGCCGATCCTGCCGATCTTCGAGCTGCTTCAGCAGAAGGGCGACGTCAGCAACCGTGATATGTTCACGACCTTTAACATGGGAATCGGACTAGTCATTGTTGTAGCGAAGGAAGATGCTGATAAGGCAGTTGAGGCGCTGCGTGCAGCCGGAGAAACGCCTTATGTGATCGGCCGGATTACGGAAGGCAGCCGGGAAGTGAAGTTTACGGGAGCGGACGTATAATGACGGGCCACACTGTAGGGAGCCAAAGGCCTTACCGGATCGCGGTCTTCGCTTCCGGTCAGGGCAGCAATTTCCAGACGCTGCTGGACTCCTCCCGCGAGGGTAAGCTCGGCGCGGAAATCGTGCTGCTTGTGTGCAACAAGCCGGAGGCTCCCGTTGTCGAAAGGGCACGCCGCGCCGGCGTGGAATGTTTCTTGTTCGAGAAGAAAGCCTATGCCCGCCGCGAGGATTATGAGGCGGAAATCGCGCAGGAGCTCGAGCGCAGAAGCGTAGACCTGATTGTGCTAGCTGGATATATGCTGCTGCTGACTCCGGTTCTGGTTGACGCTTATCAAGGGCGCATGATTAATATCCATCCGTCCTTGCTGCCGTCTTTTCCGGGGAAGGACGCGATCGGGCAGGCTTGGGAGTACGGCGTCAAAATTACCGGCGTGACGGTGCATCTGGTTGATGGCGGCATGGATACGGGGCCGGTTATTGCCCAGCAGGCTGTAGAAATCGCACCGGAGGATACTGTCGAATCCCTTGAGGAGAAGATTCACGCGGCTGAAAGGGACTTGTATCCGCAGGTGGTAAGCTGGTTTGCCGCGGGCAAAGTCCGGATCGATGGACGGCGCATCACGGTAGGTTGAAGCAAATACCAGCCGATGCTGACAGGTACAGGATTCGCTTCATCGTAAAACGAGCTTAGCAGCGGATTCCGAGCATGTTTAGCGAAATTACGTTGTCGTACTGAGGGTACAGCCGCAAAATGCGGACGATTTTCTTAGCGTGAATGTCGATTGCCGGTTGTCTTACAGAGGTGATCATATGGATTTCGATATTTCCCGAGAAATATCGGGTTATCCATCCGTACGATCGAATAGAGGAGCATTAATGCCATTATAGCCAGTCCGGCCTGAGGCCGGGGTGTTATTCTTGCCATAATATAGAGGAGGAAGCCAATCGTGAGTATCAAAAGAGCGCTGGTTAGCGTTTCGGATAAAACGGGTATCGTGGATTTTTGCCGCGGGCTGTCGCAATTAGGAGTAGAAATCATTTCAACGGGGGGCACGAAAAACCTGCTGTCGAAGGAAGGAATTCCTGTCATCGGCATCTCCGATGTAACGGGCTTCCCAGAAGTGCTTGACGGCCGCGTGAAGACGCTGCATCCTGCTGTTCACAGCGGACTGCTGGCGGTACGGGACAGCGCCGAGCATCAAGCGCAGATGAAGGAGCTTGGCCTGGATTACATCGATCTGGTTGTCGTCAATCTGTATCCTTTCCAGGAGACGATTGCGAAGCCGGACGTCACTTACGAGGATGCGATTGAGAATATCGACATCGGCGGGCCGACCATGCTGCGTTCCGCTGCCAAAAACCATGCTTTCGTCTCCGTCGTCGTGGATTCCGGCGATTACAGCAAGGTGTTGGATGAGATTGCTGCCGAGGGAGACACAACCTTGGATACGCGCAAACGGCTTGCGGCCAAAGTATTCCGTCATACGGCGGCTTACGATGCCTTGATTTCCGATTATTTGTCGAATGTGAACGGGGATCCGCTTCCTGAACGCTTAACGGTTACTTACGAGAAAATTCAGGATCTGCGTTATGGCGAGAATCCGCATCAGAAGGCAGCGTTTTACCGCAAGCCGTTGGCTGCGGCGGATACGCTCACTTCGGCCGAGCAGCTGCATGGCAAAGAGCTATCCTATAATAACATCAATGACGCGAATGCGGCTCTGCAAATCGTGAAGGAATTCGAAGAGCCTGCGGTCGTGGTCGTTAAGCATATGAATCCTTGCGGGGTTGGCATTGGGGAGAGCATTTACGAGGCATTCCGCAAAGCGCATGAAGCTGACCCGGTATCGATCTTCGGCGGCATCGTCGCGGCAAACCGCATCATTGACGAAGCAACGGCACTGCTGCTGAAGGAGATTTTCCTGGAAATCATCCTCGCTCCCGGCTTTACGGATGAAGCCCTTGCCGTACTGACGCAGAAGAAAAACATTCGCCTGTTGAAGGTAAACGGCCTGGAGCTTGGAGCCAATCGCAAAAGCCAGCTTGTGGTCACTTCGATCGACGGCGGCATGATCGTTCAGGACAGCGACGTTCATTCCTTGCAGGAGTCCGATTTGAAGGTCGTTACCGACCGAGCTCCTTCCGAGGAAGAATTGAAGCAGCTTCTGTTCGCCTGGAAAGTAGTTAAGCATGTTAAATCTAATGCGATCGTACTGGCGAAGGACGATATGACGATCGGCGTAGGCGCTGGTCAAATGAACCGTGTCGGCTCGGCGAAAATCGCCATCGAGCAGGCCGGCGACAAAGTGAAGGGCTGCGTACTGTCTTCCGACGCGTTCTTCCCGATGGGCGATACGGTAGAAGCCGCGGCTAAAGCTGGTGTGACGGCGATCATCCAGCCGGGCGGCTCGGTCAAGGACGAGGAATCAATCCAAATGGCGAACAAGTATGGGGTCGCCATGGTCTTCACCGGCATCCGCCACTTCAAACACTAATAGAGGTAGTTTTAAAAGCCGGCTTTTGATCACGAAGTGTTTCAAAGAAGCGGATTCGGCGTCGAATCTTGAATTCAGCCGGGGCTTGCGGTGCTCACATAGGTTTTGCCTATGCTCCGCTCCTCAGCCCCTGGCTTCATCCAAGCTTCTCGGTGCTGAAAACCCGGCTTTTGATCACGAAATAAACTTTATATAACTTTGCAGAATGGACAGGGACGGTGGACCGCAGAGGCGGCCTGCCGTTTGCTGTTTGGATATGAGGAGGAGCAGCGGTATGGACATTTTAGTGATTGGCGGCGGCGGCCGGGAGCATGCAATTTGCTGGGCGCTGGCCAAAAGCCCAAAGGCTGGCAAAATTTATTGCGCGCCGGGAAACGCAGGAATCGGTCAAGTAGCGGAGATCGTTCCGATTGCGGTGAACGAATTTGATAAGCTAACAGCGTTCGCTCAGGAGAAAGAGGTAGGCCTGGTCGTGGTCGGACCGGATGATCCGCTGGCGGATGGTATCGTGGACGCGTTCGAAGCGAAGAGCATTCCGGTGTTCGGGCCGCGCAAAAATGCAGCCCATATCGAAGGCAGCAAGACGTTCATGAAGGATTTGCTGAAAAAATACAACATTCCGACAGCCGCTTACGAGAAGTTCAACGATTATGAGGAGGCCAAGGCGTACCTCGACCAGCAGAAGCTGCCGATCGTCATCAAGGCGGACGGGCTTGCTGCGGGCAAAGGGGTAACGGTAGCCTTTACGCGCGAGGAAGCGGAAGCGGCTTTGAAAGACATTATGGTTGGCAAGGTATTCGGCGACGCGGGCAGCCAGGTGGTC
This window harbors:
- the purN gene encoding phosphoribosylglycinamide formyltransferase, with protein sequence MTGHTVGSQRPYRIAVFASGQGSNFQTLLDSSREGKLGAEIVLLVCNKPEAPVVERARRAGVECFLFEKKAYARREDYEAEIAQELERRSVDLIVLAGYMLLLTPVLVDAYQGRMINIHPSLLPSFPGKDAIGQAWEYGVKITGVTVHLVDGGMDTGPVIAQQAVEIAPEDTVESLEEKIHAAERDLYPQVVSWFAAGKVRIDGRRITVG
- the purH gene encoding bifunctional phosphoribosylaminoimidazolecarboxamide formyltransferase/IMP cyclohydrolase gives rise to the protein MSIKRALVSVSDKTGIVDFCRGLSQLGVEIISTGGTKNLLSKEGIPVIGISDVTGFPEVLDGRVKTLHPAVHSGLLAVRDSAEHQAQMKELGLDYIDLVVVNLYPFQETIAKPDVTYEDAIENIDIGGPTMLRSAAKNHAFVSVVVDSGDYSKVLDEIAAEGDTTLDTRKRLAAKVFRHTAAYDALISDYLSNVNGDPLPERLTVTYEKIQDLRYGENPHQKAAFYRKPLAAADTLTSAEQLHGKELSYNNINDANAALQIVKEFEEPAVVVVKHMNPCGVGIGESIYEAFRKAHEADPVSIFGGIVAANRIIDEATALLLKEIFLEIILAPGFTDEALAVLTQKKNIRLLKVNGLELGANRKSQLVVTSIDGGMIVQDSDVHSLQESDLKVVTDRAPSEEELKQLLFAWKVVKHVKSNAIVLAKDDMTIGVGAGQMNRVGSAKIAIEQAGDKVKGCVLSSDAFFPMGDTVEAAAKAGVTAIIQPGGSVKDEESIQMANKYGVAMVFTGIRHFKH